The proteins below come from a single Dermatophilaceae bacterium Soc4.6 genomic window:
- a CDS encoding nucleotidyltransferase domain-containing protein: MRQIVAEAGGGRVRVFGSVATGQDRPDSDVDLLFTMGQPLSLMELGRLEQRLVEAIGAPVDLVPDAGLRPDLRERVLAEAVDL; encoded by the coding sequence GTGCGCCAGATCGTGGCCGAGGCCGGCGGTGGGCGGGTGAGGGTGTTCGGCTCCGTCGCCACCGGCCAGGATCGCCCCGACTCGGACGTGGACCTGTTGTTCACCATGGGTCAGCCCCTGAGCTTGATGGAGCTCGGACGGCTCGAGCAGCGGCTTGTGGAGGCCATCGGCGCCCCGGTCGACCTCGTCCCGGATGCCGGGCTCCGCCCCGATCTGAGGGAGCGAGTGCTGGCGGAGGCTGTCGACCTGTGA
- a CDS encoding helix-turn-helix domain-containing protein, whose product MTRTTESQEQLGLWDSTTRPSESKGQVRSAPDLPTQRPTKHVEYQELWDIDDLAAYLRVPKQTIYSWRTTGYGPKGIRVGKHLRWRAATVITWTLGLEQGQ is encoded by the coding sequence ATGACCAGGACCACCGAGAGCCAGGAGCAGCTGGGGCTGTGGGACAGCACCACGCGACCGAGCGAGAGCAAGGGACAGGTGCGGTCGGCGCCGGACCTGCCGACTCAGCGTCCGACGAAACACGTGGAGTACCAGGAGCTCTGGGACATCGACGACCTCGCCGCCTACCTCAGGGTGCCGAAGCAGACGATCTACTCGTGGCGCACGACGGGGTACGGCCCGAAGGGGATCCGGGTCGGCAAGCACCTGCGCTGGCGGGCGGCGACCGTCATCACCTGGACCCTCGGGCTGGAACAGGGGCAGTGA
- a CDS encoding HepT-like ribonuclease domain-containing protein: MSRSEQELLREALVHFELMLEHAHGDVTDQLVVDAVCMRLSAGVEVLNRLEPSVRDDMFGDSWPLMWGMRNRIAHGYLLVEPTIIRQTLATDIPAILAQIHRTLSEGLS, encoded by the coding sequence GTGAGCCGTTCGGAGCAGGAGCTTCTGCGCGAGGCTCTCGTCCACTTCGAGTTGATGCTCGAGCACGCCCACGGCGATGTCACGGACCAGCTGGTCGTGGACGCCGTCTGCATGCGGTTGTCCGCGGGTGTCGAGGTGCTCAACCGCCTCGAGCCCTCCGTACGGGACGACATGTTCGGCGACAGCTGGCCCCTCATGTGGGGTATGCGCAACCGGATTGCCCACGGCTATCTCCTGGTCGAGCCCACGATCATCCGCCAGACCTTGGCCACGGACATCCCAGCGATCCTGGCGCAGATCCACCGCACTCTCTCGGAGGGACTGAGCTGA
- a CDS encoding IS110 family transposase, with translation MEHTDHTKDTGPVVIGVDPHKLSATIEVVDGQERLLGSGRFTTDAAGYAAMRRYVKAWPHRVWAVEGANGAGRPLAQRLLEDGDDVVDVPAKLAARVRLFDTGHNRKTDALDAHSIAVVAVRTEGLRVLQVDGELEALRMLADRREALTRRRVETVNRLQALLAELLPGQAKRDLSTAQAKAMLAGVRPRDIAGRTRRRIAVEELAELVAVEVKMKKASAELKAIVVARRSRLMDIYGVGPVVAARVLADVGDVTRFADRNRFASWTGTAPLDASSGEQNRHRLSRAGNRRMNHMIHIAAVTQLRQDTDGRSYYRRKRTEGKKPLEALRCLKRRISDAIYRQLLADAERDAEREADAGPGGHCGASQESSAADLPPHIDTSDQPLPGPAAPTLRPALAPRKTHQRALVTTP, from the coding sequence ATGGAACACACGGATCACACGAAGGACACAGGACCCGTCGTCATCGGCGTCGACCCGCACAAGCTGTCCGCGACGATCGAGGTCGTCGACGGACAGGAGCGTCTGCTCGGTTCGGGTCGGTTCACGACCGACGCGGCGGGCTACGCCGCGATGCGCAGGTACGTCAAGGCGTGGCCTCATCGGGTGTGGGCGGTCGAGGGCGCGAACGGCGCCGGTCGCCCGCTGGCCCAGCGGCTGCTCGAGGACGGGGACGACGTTGTCGACGTCCCGGCCAAGCTCGCGGCCCGGGTGCGGCTGTTCGACACCGGCCACAACCGCAAGACCGACGCCCTCGACGCGCACTCGATCGCGGTGGTCGCCGTCCGCACCGAGGGGCTGCGGGTCCTGCAGGTCGACGGGGAGCTCGAGGCGCTGCGGATGCTCGCCGACCGGCGTGAGGCCCTGACCCGCAGGCGGGTGGAGACCGTCAACCGGCTGCAGGCGTTGTTGGCTGAACTCCTTCCGGGACAGGCGAAACGTGACCTGTCCACCGCCCAGGCCAAGGCCATGCTGGCCGGTGTCCGCCCCCGCGACATCGCCGGCCGGACCCGTCGGCGGATCGCCGTGGAGGAGCTGGCCGAGCTGGTCGCGGTCGAGGTCAAGATGAAGAAGGCCTCCGCCGAGCTTAAGGCGATCGTCGTGGCCCGCAGGTCACGCTTGATGGACATCTATGGCGTCGGGCCGGTGGTCGCCGCCCGGGTCCTGGCCGACGTCGGTGACGTGACCCGGTTCGCCGACCGCAACCGGTTCGCGTCGTGGACCGGGACGGCGCCGCTGGACGCGTCGTCCGGGGAGCAGAACCGCCACCGGCTCTCCCGCGCGGGGAACCGGCGGATGAACCACATGATCCACATCGCCGCGGTCACCCAGCTGCGCCAGGACACCGACGGTAGGTCCTACTACCGGCGCAAGCGCACCGAGGGCAAGAAGCCGCTCGAGGCGCTGAGGTGCCTCAAACGCCGGATCTCCGACGCCATCTATCGCCAGCTCCTCGCCGACGCCGAACGCGACGCCGAACGTGAGGCTGACGCGGGTCCGGGAGGGCACTGCGGGGCGTCTCAAGAATCCAGCGCGGCCGACCTACCCCCGCACATCGACACTTCGGATCAGCCACTTCCCGGACCCGCAGCACCGACGCTACGCCCGGCCCTAGCTCCACGGAAGACCCACCAGCGGGCCCTCGTCACGACCCCTTGA
- a CDS encoding IS110 family transposase, with protein sequence MEHTDHTKDTGPVVIGVDPHKLSATIEVVDGQERLLGSGRFTTDAAGYAAMRRYVKAWPHRVWAVEGANGAGRPLAQRLLEDGDDVVDVPAKLAARVRLFDTGHNRKTDALDAHSIAVVAVRTEGLRVLQVDGELEALRMLADRREALTRRRVETVNRLQALLAELLPGQAKRDLSTAQAKAMLAGVRPRDIAGRTRRRIAVEELAELVAVEVKMKKASAELKAIVVARRSRLMDIYGVGPVVAARVLADVGDVTRFADRNRFASWTGTAPLDASSGEQNRHRLSRAGNRRMNHMIHIAAVTQLRQDTDGRSYYRRKRTEGKKPLEALRCLKRRISDAIYRQLLADAERDAEREADAGPGGHCGASQESSAVDLPPHIDTSDQPLPGPAAPTLRPALAPRKTHQRALVTTP encoded by the coding sequence ATGGAACACACGGATCACACGAAGGACACAGGACCCGTCGTCATCGGCGTCGACCCGCACAAGCTGTCCGCGACGATCGAGGTCGTCGACGGACAGGAGCGTCTGCTCGGTTCGGGTCGGTTCACGACCGACGCGGCGGGCTACGCCGCGATGCGCAGGTACGTCAAGGCGTGGCCTCATCGGGTGTGGGCGGTCGAGGGCGCGAACGGCGCCGGTCGCCCGCTGGCCCAGCGGCTGCTCGAGGACGGGGACGACGTTGTCGACGTCCCGGCCAAGCTCGCGGCCCGGGTGCGGCTGTTCGACACCGGCCACAACCGCAAGACCGACGCCCTCGACGCGCACTCGATCGCGGTGGTCGCCGTCCGCACCGAGGGGCTGCGGGTCCTGCAGGTCGACGGGGAGCTCGAGGCGCTGCGGATGCTCGCCGACCGGCGTGAGGCCCTGACCCGCAGGCGGGTGGAGACCGTCAACCGGCTGCAGGCGTTGTTGGCTGAACTCCTTCCGGGACAGGCGAAACGTGACCTGTCCACCGCCCAGGCCAAGGCCATGCTGGCCGGTGTCCGCCCCCGCGACATCGCCGGCCGGACCCGTCGGCGGATCGCCGTGGAGGAGCTGGCCGAGCTGGTCGCGGTCGAGGTCAAGATGAAGAAGGCCTCCGCCGAGCTTAAGGCGATCGTCGTGGCCCGCAGGTCACGCTTGATGGACATCTATGGCGTCGGGCCGGTGGTCGCCGCCCGGGTCCTGGCCGACGTCGGTGACGTGACCCGGTTCGCCGACCGCAACCGGTTCGCGTCGTGGACCGGGACGGCGCCGCTGGACGCGTCGTCCGGGGAGCAGAACCGCCACCGGCTCTCCCGCGCGGGGAACCGGCGGATGAACCACATGATCCACATCGCCGCGGTCACCCAGCTGCGCCAGGACACCGACGGTAGGTCCTACTACCGGCGCAAGCGCACCGAGGGCAAGAAGCCGCTCGAGGCGCTGAGGTGCCTCAAACGCCGGATCTCCGACGCCATCTATCGCCAGCTCCTCGCCGACGCCGAACGCGACGCCGAACGTGAGGCTGACGCGGGTCCGGGAGGGCACTGCGGGGCGTCTCAAGAATCCAGCGCGGTCGACCTACCCCCGCACATCGACACTTCGGATCAGCCACTTCCCGGACCCGCAGCACCGACGCTACGCCCGGCCCTAGCTCCACGGAAGACCCACCAGCGGGCCCTCGTCACGACCCCTTGA
- the istB gene encoding IS21-like element helper ATPase IstB, translating to MSSATKTTAAPALGVPAPPPLPDDLEALLRRLRLPHIRRHAPEVVATAKAQRWEPVEVLRALLGEEAAGRERSALATRRSTAGFPTGKTFDAWDPQASSIPAPTQQALRTLEWVHRRENLVVCGPSGTGKTFLLEALGQQAVEQGLKVAWFTLEDLGILLRRHRADDTVTRAIARVLRADLVVVDDIGLLPVAHDAAEGLYRLVDAAYEKRSIAISSNLHPASFDELMPKTLATATVDRLLHHAHICQTTGDSVRLTQALAGAGVSPLT from the coding sequence GTGAGCTCGGCGACGAAGACGACCGCAGCCCCGGCCCTGGGTGTCCCGGCCCCACCGCCGCTGCCCGACGACCTCGAGGCGCTGCTGCGGCGGTTACGCCTGCCGCACATCCGGCGCCACGCCCCTGAAGTCGTCGCGACCGCGAAGGCCCAACGGTGGGAACCCGTCGAGGTCCTGCGGGCCCTGCTCGGCGAGGAAGCCGCCGGCAGGGAACGGTCCGCCCTCGCGACCCGCCGCAGCACCGCCGGGTTCCCCACGGGCAAGACGTTCGACGCGTGGGACCCGCAGGCCTCCTCGATCCCCGCGCCGACCCAGCAGGCCCTGCGGACCTTGGAGTGGGTCCACCGGCGGGAGAACCTCGTCGTGTGCGGCCCCTCGGGCACCGGCAAGACGTTCCTGCTCGAGGCCCTGGGCCAGCAAGCCGTCGAGCAAGGCCTGAAGGTCGCCTGGTTCACCCTCGAAGACCTCGGCATCCTGCTACGCCGCCACCGCGCCGACGACACCGTCACCCGCGCCATCGCCCGCGTCCTGCGAGCAGATCTCGTCGTGGTCGACGACATTGGCCTGCTCCCCGTGGCCCACGACGCCGCCGAGGGCCTATACCGCCTCGTCGATGCCGCGTACGAGAAGCGGTCCATCGCGATCAGCTCGAACCTGCACCCCGCCTCGTTCGACGAGCTGATGCCCAAGACCCTCGCAACCGCGACCGTCGACCGGCTCCTGCACCACGCCCACATCTGTCAGACCACCGGCGACAGCGTCCGCCTGACCCAAGCCCTCGCCGGCGCGGGGGTGAGCCCCTTGACCTGA
- a CDS encoding SRPBCC family protein, with protein MPQPYRSAIPPIDTMSEVVRLLDGLPTWHPNMASGSLDSGEEGAVDPVRRLITTDGGVVTERLLALDAEAHRLTYAIIDSPFAVRRYASTMHLSPVTSTGETFAEWFAEFDSEGADEDLLMALFGDGVFGAGLAAIADHLAR; from the coding sequence GTGCCGCAGCCCTACCGCTCCGCCATCCCCCCGATCGACACGATGTCGGAGGTGGTCCGGCTCCTCGACGGACTCCCGACCTGGCACCCCAACATGGCGTCGGGCTCCCTCGACTCCGGTGAGGAGGGAGCCGTCGACCCCGTGCGGCGGCTCATCACGACCGACGGCGGGGTCGTCACCGAGCGCCTGCTCGCGCTCGACGCCGAGGCCCATCGGCTCACGTACGCGATCATCGACAGCCCCTTCGCCGTCCGGCGCTACGCGTCGACCATGCACCTGTCACCGGTAACCAGCACGGGCGAGACGTTCGCCGAGTGGTTCGCCGAGTTCGACTCCGAGGGGGCCGACGAGGACCTGCTGATGGCGCTCTTCGGTGACGGCGTGTTCGGCGCGGGGCTGGCGGCGATCGCCGACCACCTGGCGAGGTAG
- a CDS encoding alpha/beta fold hydrolase gives MDLLKYKSMLAAAGVATLAVTASVGPAFGATSDVSPPGSNDFSCKPSVAHPYPVILVPGTYETMEKNWAVMSPQLKSAGYCVFSLNYGVEYTVPASGPIEKSAAELGTFVQKVLSATKTKQVEVVGHSQGGMMPRYYIKFLGGTKTVHALIGIAPSNHGTTLKPNPLSYVPGVSTGGDGAPSTVAAPATLTAPSTGDFNAAGSEQAAGSAFLTKLNAGGDIQGRVLYTTIATTHDEIVTPYTSEALAGPATQVTNVVIQNFCPLDPIEHDQTPNDPIVQQLVLAGLNNNTGPLSPTFRPNCL, from the coding sequence ATGGATCTGCTCAAGTACAAGTCAATGCTGGCAGCGGCGGGTGTCGCCACGCTGGCAGTCACCGCCAGTGTCGGCCCTGCGTTTGGTGCGACGTCAGACGTGAGCCCCCCGGGATCGAACGACTTCTCCTGCAAGCCGTCGGTCGCGCACCCCTACCCGGTGATCCTGGTGCCCGGCACCTACGAGACGATGGAGAAGAACTGGGCCGTCATGTCGCCGCAGCTGAAGAGCGCCGGCTACTGCGTGTTCTCTTTGAACTATGGCGTGGAATACACCGTGCCCGCGTCTGGGCCGATTGAGAAGTCCGCCGCGGAACTCGGCACCTTCGTTCAGAAGGTGCTCAGTGCGACGAAGACCAAGCAGGTGGAGGTGGTAGGGCACAGTCAAGGCGGCATGATGCCGCGGTATTACATTAAGTTCCTCGGCGGCACGAAAACGGTGCACGCCCTCATCGGCATCGCGCCCTCCAATCACGGAACGACACTGAAACCGAACCCATTGAGCTACGTACCCGGTGTCTCCACCGGTGGTGACGGTGCACCATCGACGGTGGCCGCCCCCGCGACGCTCACGGCACCGTCCACCGGTGACTTCAACGCGGCTGGGTCCGAGCAGGCGGCCGGCTCGGCCTTCCTCACCAAACTGAACGCAGGCGGTGACATCCAGGGGAGGGTGCTGTACACGACGATCGCAACCACCCACGACGAGATCGTGACGCCCTACACCAGTGAGGCGCTCGCCGGTCCGGCCACCCAGGTCACGAACGTCGTGATCCAGAACTTCTGCCCACTCGACCCGATCGAGCACGACCAGACACCGAACGATCCAATCGTGCAGCAACTCGTGCTCGCCGGACTGAACAACAACACTGGGCCGCTCTCGCCCACGTTCAGGCCGAACTGTTTGTAG
- a CDS encoding glycosyltransferase 87 family protein, whose protein sequence is MPGDAKTLEAGGSLFTRKAVQRLAVAAFGLAASVSCWLILRSPADDQLADLHVYWGGTRWVEHGLALYDFHAENGDPFTYPPFAALVMAPLARLPFGAAGVMWTALSLLTIVGVGRLVAGRALHVAPSRRLTTSWLVAVGVLASAPGQSDIHFGQVSLFIVAAVLADGLGATGSRWHGALTGVAAAVKLTPLLFILYLAVTGQRRAAANATAGFMVATGLAWLVMPRDSTQFWTSAIFASDRVMDLTALGNQSVNGMLLRAGLAPGALTGVWVVLVGSLVIVALWRARQLTQAGQAERAVILMGCATVAASPVSWTHHQFWTVIAGVLLLGTTGQARRIAGALLLILMTINAGTIVAALGTPTPGAGYLADNLRALAACMLCTSALLAMSDLRLPLPASASVPHRWLRTRPRLVAVTLTTALIGFLVLPVPSRATLAVTPSSAAAAVAQVTAAWPTCYPTASCGTAGPLYPVNYSVDFTDRGITVSGLAAADVTRVEYLPAPGRPSIPIPLGRTPTGDQAFEFTTGDTTYGQLLVFGTHAQPLGEHGDKLRTG, encoded by the coding sequence GTGCCCGGGGACGCGAAGACGCTGGAAGCCGGAGGGTCGCTGTTCACCCGGAAGGCGGTTCAACGGCTCGCGGTGGCAGCGTTTGGTTTGGCCGCGTCAGTGTCGTGCTGGCTCATTCTTCGCAGTCCGGCTGACGACCAGCTCGCGGATCTACACGTCTACTGGGGTGGCACCCGTTGGGTCGAGCACGGGCTGGCGCTGTACGACTTCCACGCAGAGAACGGTGATCCCTTCACTTACCCGCCCTTCGCGGCGCTCGTGATGGCGCCGCTGGCACGATTGCCATTCGGCGCGGCGGGCGTGATGTGGACGGCCCTGTCACTGCTGACGATCGTGGGTGTCGGCCGGCTGGTAGCGGGTCGCGCGCTCCACGTGGCGCCGTCCCGTCGGTTGACAACGTCATGGCTGGTCGCGGTGGGGGTGCTGGCGTCAGCCCCGGGGCAAAGCGACATCCACTTCGGTCAGGTGAGCCTGTTCATCGTGGCCGCGGTCCTGGCTGACGGACTGGGGGCGACCGGCTCCCGATGGCACGGAGCCCTGACGGGGGTGGCCGCCGCGGTCAAGCTGACGCCGCTGCTGTTCATCCTCTACTTGGCCGTGACGGGCCAGCGTCGGGCCGCGGCAAACGCCACGGCCGGGTTCATGGTCGCGACGGGTCTGGCGTGGCTGGTGATGCCGCGTGACAGCACCCAGTTCTGGACTTCCGCCATCTTCGCCAGCGACCGGGTCATGGACCTTACCGCGTTGGGCAACCAGTCCGTCAACGGCATGCTGCTGCGGGCCGGGCTGGCGCCAGGGGCTCTCACCGGGGTGTGGGTCGTACTCGTAGGGAGTCTGGTCATCGTCGCGCTGTGGCGGGCCCGGCAGTTGACACAGGCCGGTCAGGCGGAGCGGGCCGTCATTCTCATGGGGTGCGCCACCGTCGCCGCCTCTCCAGTGTCGTGGACCCATCACCAGTTCTGGACCGTCATCGCCGGCGTCCTGCTGCTGGGGACGACTGGCCAGGCCCGGCGGATCGCCGGCGCCCTGCTGCTGATCCTCATGACGATCAACGCCGGCACGATCGTGGCGGCGCTGGGGACGCCCACCCCCGGCGCGGGCTATCTGGCCGACAACCTGCGGGCCCTCGCCGCCTGCATGCTCTGCACGAGCGCCCTGCTCGCGATGAGCGACCTGCGACTGCCCCTGCCGGCATCCGCGTCCGTGCCGCATCGATGGCTGCGCACCCGGCCACGGCTCGTCGCCGTAACCCTGACAACAGCGCTGATCGGGTTCCTCGTTCTCCCCGTCCCCTCCCGCGCCACCCTTGCCGTGACACCGAGCAGCGCTGCCGCCGCCGTAGCCCAGGTCACCGCAGCATGGCCCACCTGCTACCCGACGGCCAGCTGCGGCACTGCAGGACCCCTCTACCCCGTCAACTACTCCGTCGACTTCACCGATCGCGGCATCACCGTCTCGGGCCTGGCCGCCGCCGACGTCACCCGCGTCGAGTACCTCCCTGCCCCGGGCCGGCCCTCCATCCCCATCCCCCTGGGCCGCACACCCACCGGAGACCAAGCCTTCGAGTTCACCACCGGCGACACCACGTATGGCCAACTCCTCGTCTTCGGGACCCACGCACAGCCTCTCGGTGAGCACGGAGACAAGCTCCGCACCGGGTAA
- the istA gene encoding IS21 family transposase has product MKSAEEIMNMLEAFDLTGSLRDAGELSGVSHHTVARYVAARESGVLSDRPAARPQLIDEFLPKIEEWIERSKGKLRADRAHEKLAALGYTGSERTTRRAVAAVKKDYRLGRVRVHRPWVTEPGMWLQYDFGDGPVIDGVKTTLFIAWLAWSRFRVVLPIRDKTMPSVMAALDVTLRRLGGAPTYVLTDNEKTVTTEHVAGVPVRNPGIVAFARHYGLTIHTCVPADPASKGGSESSVKIAKADLVPKDTNLREQYASFAQLEAACEEFCDHVNTRVHRVTRRVPVEMLAEEHARLHPIPLVPHTVAFGVTRTVPPSTPMVSFEGGQYSVPARLLGQTVWVRVHGKGADEVIVLVHVGPTGPVEVARHARATPGSPKINDDHFPHTPVGALGRKPLARNAAEVEFLTIGDGARLWLSEAAAAGTTKIRVKMAQAVTLAKLFDTKDVDWALGHAAVHARFAEADLASILDHHQHVTRNAAVSRAGEDGSLTQGTSSWAALGAATTSTLTSGPETASSSALCNDRAVTVNDPRPEVTS; this is encoded by the coding sequence ATGAAGTCTGCCGAGGAGATCATGAACATGTTGGAAGCCTTCGACCTGACCGGGTCGTTGCGGGACGCCGGGGAGTTGTCCGGGGTCTCGCACCACACCGTCGCGAGGTACGTCGCCGCCCGCGAATCGGGCGTCCTGTCCGATCGTCCCGCTGCGAGACCGCAGCTGATCGACGAGTTCCTGCCCAAGATCGAGGAGTGGATCGAGCGGTCCAAGGGCAAGCTCCGCGCGGATCGAGCCCACGAGAAGCTCGCAGCCCTCGGGTACACCGGGTCCGAGCGCACGACCCGACGCGCGGTCGCGGCGGTGAAGAAGGACTACCGCCTCGGTCGTGTCCGCGTCCACCGTCCGTGGGTGACGGAGCCGGGGATGTGGCTGCAGTACGACTTCGGTGACGGCCCGGTCATCGACGGGGTGAAGACCACGTTGTTCATCGCGTGGTTGGCGTGGTCGCGGTTCCGGGTGGTCCTGCCGATCCGGGACAAGACGATGCCGTCGGTGATGGCCGCGCTCGACGTGACGCTGCGCCGGCTCGGTGGCGCCCCGACGTACGTGTTGACGGACAACGAGAAGACCGTCACGACCGAGCATGTCGCCGGGGTGCCGGTGCGCAACCCGGGGATCGTCGCCTTCGCTCGGCACTACGGTCTCACCATTCACACCTGCGTCCCGGCTGACCCGGCGTCGAAGGGTGGGTCGGAGTCGTCGGTGAAGATCGCCAAGGCTGACCTGGTCCCGAAGGACACGAACCTGCGCGAGCAGTACGCCTCGTTCGCGCAGCTCGAGGCCGCGTGCGAGGAGTTCTGTGACCACGTCAACACGAGGGTCCACCGGGTCACCCGCCGGGTCCCGGTGGAGATGCTCGCCGAGGAACACGCCCGGCTTCACCCCATCCCGCTCGTCCCGCACACGGTCGCGTTTGGGGTGACCCGGACCGTGCCGCCGAGCACCCCGATGGTCTCGTTCGAGGGTGGGCAGTACTCCGTCCCGGCCCGGCTGCTCGGTCAAACGGTGTGGGTCCGCGTCCACGGCAAAGGCGCTGACGAGGTGATCGTGCTCGTGCACGTCGGCCCGACCGGGCCGGTCGAAGTCGCCCGCCACGCCCGTGCTACCCCGGGCAGCCCGAAGATCAACGATGACCACTTCCCCCACACCCCCGTGGGGGCGCTGGGGCGGAAACCGTTGGCCCGGAACGCTGCTGAGGTTGAGTTCCTGACCATCGGTGACGGTGCCCGGCTGTGGCTGAGCGAGGCCGCGGCCGCGGGCACGACGAAGATCCGGGTCAAGATGGCCCAGGCCGTGACGTTGGCGAAGCTGTTCGACACCAAGGACGTCGACTGGGCGCTGGGCCACGCCGCGGTTCACGCCCGGTTCGCCGAGGCCGACCTCGCGTCCATCCTCGATCACCACCAACACGTCACGCGGAACGCGGCGGTCAGCCGTGCCGGAGAAGACGGGTCCCTGACCCAGGGCACCTCCAGCTGGGCCGCCCTCGGCGCTGCCACGACTTCGACCTTGACCTCGGGCCCGGAGACGGCGTCGTCGTCGGCGCTGTGTAACGACCGTGCTGTCACGGTCAACGACCCTCGACCGGAGGTGACCTCGTGA
- a CDS encoding IS1182 family transposase → MQGRPLDARELLDAESVAGHLIDKGSVFGLLAQQRRVLFPEVMFADLFPTRLGRPSVPADVAASVMVLQSLHGLSDREAMAALRTDLRWKVACGLPVGHGGFDPSTLTYWRKRLAGSAAPHRIFDAVKVVVAETGVLTGKNRRALDSTALDDAVATQDTVTQLVAVIRKVVRQVPGAGEVVATVCCAHDYDDPGKPQIAWDDREARAVLVDALVRDALALLEVVSGWDLDEVGAEAVALLALIAGQDVEPAPGSDGTDGRWRIARKVAPDRVISIVDPEARHIHKTVHRRQDGFKAHIAVEPETGITTACELTKGAGPLAPDGATGMRLMDADDTLPAAADLPDGQVVDVLGDSAYATGDALEKITAARRRPLVKPGPLKPAVEGGFTQDDFTVDEQAGTATCPNGLTRPISKSRTVTFGIGCVGCPLRARCTTAKRGRILQLHRHHTLLREHRQRAKDPAWQADYRQHRPMVERSISWLVAGRNRRVRYRGVRKNNAWLHTRSAALNLRRLLNLGLTRTDGAWVLA, encoded by the coding sequence ATGCAGGGTCGTCCGCTGGATGCGCGTGAGCTGTTGGATGCTGAGTCGGTCGCGGGGCATCTGATCGACAAGGGCAGTGTGTTCGGGTTGTTGGCGCAGCAGCGGCGGGTGTTGTTCCCGGAGGTGATGTTCGCTGATCTGTTCCCGACCCGGTTGGGTCGCCCGTCGGTGCCGGCGGATGTCGCGGCGTCGGTGATGGTGTTGCAGTCGTTGCATGGGCTCTCGGACCGGGAGGCGATGGCGGCGTTGCGTACGGATCTGCGGTGGAAGGTCGCGTGTGGCCTGCCGGTCGGGCATGGCGGGTTCGACCCGTCGACGTTGACGTACTGGCGGAAGCGGTTGGCGGGGAGCGCGGCGCCGCATCGGATCTTCGACGCGGTCAAGGTGGTGGTCGCCGAGACGGGGGTGTTGACGGGGAAGAACCGGCGGGCCCTGGACTCGACCGCGTTGGATGATGCGGTCGCGACGCAGGACACCGTGACGCAGCTGGTCGCGGTGATCCGTAAGGTCGTCCGGCAGGTCCCCGGCGCGGGCGAGGTCGTCGCGACGGTGTGCTGCGCGCATGACTACGACGACCCGGGTAAGCCCCAGATCGCCTGGGACGACCGCGAGGCGCGGGCGGTGCTGGTCGACGCGTTGGTGCGTGACGCCCTCGCGCTGCTGGAGGTCGTGTCCGGGTGGGACCTCGACGAGGTCGGCGCGGAGGCGGTCGCGTTGCTGGCGTTGATCGCGGGGCAGGACGTCGAACCTGCGCCCGGGTCGGACGGGACCGACGGCCGGTGGCGGATCGCGCGGAAGGTCGCCCCCGATCGGGTCATCAGCATCGTCGACCCCGAGGCCCGGCACATCCACAAGACGGTGCACCGGCGTCAGGACGGCTTCAAGGCGCACATCGCGGTCGAGCCCGAGACCGGGATCACGACCGCGTGCGAGCTGACCAAGGGCGCGGGCCCGCTCGCGCCGGACGGGGCGACCGGGATGCGGCTGATGGACGCGGACGACACCCTGCCCGCGGCGGCCGATCTCCCCGACGGGCAGGTCGTCGACGTCCTGGGGGACAGCGCCTACGCCACCGGTGACGCGCTGGAGAAGATCACCGCGGCGCGGCGGCGTCCGCTGGTCAAACCCGGCCCCCTCAAGCCCGCCGTCGAAGGCGGGTTCACCCAGGACGACTTCACCGTCGACGAGCAGGCCGGCACCGCGACCTGCCCCAACGGCCTGACCCGCCCCATCAGCAAGAGCCGGACCGTCACCTTCGGAATCGGGTGCGTCGGCTGTCCGCTGCGGGCCCGGTGCACCACCGCGAAGCGGGGCCGGATCCTGCAGCTGCACCGGCATCACACGCTGCTGCGCGAGCATCGTCAGCGCGCGAAGGACCCGGCCTGGCAAGCGGACTACCGCCAGCACCGACCGATGGTGGAACGCTCGATCTCGTGGCTCGTGGCCGGGAGGAACCGCCGGGTCCGCTACCGCGGCGTGCGGAAGAACAACGCCTGGCTCCATACCCGCAGCGCCGCCCTGAACCTACGCCGGCTGCTCAACCTCGGCCTGACCCGCACCGACGGAGCCTGGGTCCTGGCCTGA